A window of Anomalospiza imberbis isolate Cuckoo-Finch-1a 21T00152 chromosome 4, ASM3175350v1, whole genome shotgun sequence contains these coding sequences:
- the BOD1L1 gene encoding biorientation of chromosomes in cell division protein 1-like 1 isoform X3, whose translation MATNPQPPPPPPPPPQQPPPLPGAGAGAGGGAAEPELVSMIVNHLKSQGLFDQFRRDCLADVDTKPAYQNLRQRVDNFVSNHLATHTWSPHLNKNQLRNNIRQQVLKSGMLESGIDRIISQVVDPKINHTFRPQVEKAVHEFLATWNHKEEGGPSTSPSEEKADASVTVQGVSATTPSANVASDAMSILETITSLNQEASAARASTETSNPKNNDKVAKKLSSQQSVDGSTDKERNAEDLPDKEKAICDLSGEGAETLAKCEDLNELPCQSEEIKNSAKETNTFTGKDTPQESEDIKSKLLDKSDKKPEVSEKSERRKEKKEKLDKKSDHSKKSDDTTKSKEEKQAKESEPVKHLVPEKNSNKHKTAESTKEENMLIDSDMDVLSDITVSSVHTSDLSSFEEESEDEPVISDSTEEGEITSDEEEKNSQSKTKPHANELSDGKAKPVRHAYVRKPFLYSKYFSDSDDERTVEQRRQSIAKEKEERLLRRRINRERLEEKRKQKAAEKTKSLKTGNQNAKGKSGLQLEEPSSKSLESKTTGTSIKDVLKEQKFLEKKVALSRKRKRDSRHTEDSCRKKNDPSEEDSKEMQKTNETCEKNSSKELKHNHGKNEICKQLRRLSEWGHSAEESKSDSKAEKEHKRKTSTSLQAEGAQQDSETRDAKKQLDKAEVNTEEPQKQKSISKNEKHPKKDTDTEIQHMRNSAKKEAKSYRDKNEKERTAVEDKLPLKHKHKGDGIHKPGEDVELHSFERSLKGEDGGQKHNQQIKVSSDDKCERKSKHRSERRVSVTGKDGKNPSDSTLKAEELLRKENKKDRHLSTDKPRAEYKTKRSLSDSKPQKDSLSASKQPGSASHRRSESYSEDKHEIETTNSDSNVKLEDGVHKDRRRSKSLAEDKVLLKSKSKSHSKQFKASETELQELTKQDTGQKLDKDKSMEDNDSDKQHKSRNEDKGLEESGAEFQLASGPQSTQGSQKDFSHRVKLHSGEKGAVKEKYRSDKDLSNSKLERRFSAEGHKSRNLKHSNKEIKKKEDNIKLEDKDTKEMESGHERLSNVTMAADKKQSKKVSCENRKGNISNQDLLKEEKQSASTTESNQVPAPQKATMNNDDLHAGHEEELIELDLKKTKAQDASNMDGKNIQNSLQATDVKCAVKQKGSRSISNKELKHSLADPEVCESQFLPAAEKTVEQEDTSNKQLGALDPLSKKASMAQGPGKQGAYKTNIVYETSGRTLKNASSKDQASKDSRRPKNLRTVINSNSDDVPLAINSSREDAADAKSMDMDISDSTDSLGTMSKECHNSDGTSLLEDAFLLKNDTAQVVYMEQDRAVPSSVMKDDGDNTVVANSVEKVNEVSRPDEQAMEDSTAGLCRQKDYNEAAKSEGSQYRKLKRKEENLMSGITEYHGNVTTKELSPRRKRRECLNIDPSTTGERSTMMDIVEKSKVHDIDDMIQSSSVSVPEDVPEESFKGSVIANGQEGTNVVSMEDKNESNAVGTSAGSSKLSLLYSSLQKTPASVIGTSTEKIIESTAMATSTGGEGAEGSTSHSGKDSDATTTCSEESEVTVICTSIEADEGFTTGMWVKRSEGHSFVTGADTGDCTVAAAEEGGGSVVTEGLAESESFLTSTEGEENGDSTMVDAEEGCKDSVNPSGVEIEGSVNSAGTEEKDDAVTSAGSEEKQKTSTCVDRGKFESSVSCLGEMESDGAVTSAGTETGEGSASVDNSGEFRGNVTAGQVKEHEGTVTCTGAEERGHNFIICSVTGTDTQGENTVTGACVAVVTNNSATAGTSGDKSEDTVNGESAVTSTGITPEDDAEISAVCTGLGDSNEGFVVCLETEKCESLMNSTRAKEEATITTVSVGLCDDEGFVTSTGSKEEDEEGEDIVSSTGRGNEENEHASTCTGVESESALICIGAEEGESSIICIVAEQMEAESGVAGTDINKLTVDSMTSAEKEANCGTDCRNDKGIVESSVTSASAADEGALAAQTGKCEGILLPSDAEECEGPMTSAMAVQDKTQFGAEDKHEKATTFFDSRGLDASISSAVPKKDDTSHTPADRGVKVKGDVISTSTVEDAPLHSATDAEEGPLAVARVNESGENSMILIDAEDTMPMPSTATEFKECVNTYSSKQEKDECTMISTSIVEEFEAPMSSAAIEYDGQLPSVKTEEINENTMVSVDMEVYEVPMPSESSTGGDDNGDDGSHPTASGKEEKDECAMISTSVVEEQVILMSSEVTEEVIQHISDTESKNEALVISTSTAECFEAPMSSVAVQDENNLTASETEGRCEAAMITTSMTEECEIVLISAAPQAESQLIVAGDEGAILSPNASEECRVVETTETVDEQFGLTAFNADGKSKGSVIFVGECGAPVLRVATDSEDQHTASNIEDKEEGAVITLSTMEECDSLFTFTVIEESQLATESTEVKDKSEEIFNTANQIECILSTTGPEKSGNSLLVIGRENETHESGVRTESVASQATVDGEITETDENAVNLMSVDEALCVEISTETAESPSPEAGEDNEQAEDVLCENVTSELSSTISEAAKESEAVRNVNYKLNSNVLLESDLSEIRTPLPKTQALSLVSANEVTVNTNHGEVTIEAELGEKRDLTSLHVEKLYDSDDKTNLVETGDTGIEVTFQKSNATFNSDMLQRNTPLEKETSHVENLATQITEEHRSRGIQCKSPETMDKEKCKQQIAQDVLKDDEQSQRSKMKPGNIKEVISGDAAEVSKEIDVTQTPPRSTAEEKDDFNFEQEMSEKKKHSPESNENSPEENQPVVVKRKRGRPRKYPLEAVQPGGGESKADMSTGNLQSPSFASRGKTPQTGTDLSNKKETTNEDEAEKAEMVVRKRGRKPRRSLVQSEEMETLEPEKKRRKLTSSEDELKEQEEGEEEDGEEDDDAHSGATTRSAKRLEAQRKQPSKPTTRATSKGSSPSSVSPRKRQKLAAKKRSPSDTKINKSPPLTQLKVQSAKRKREDSPTVVRRKGQQKAEETPLKKAKR comes from the exons atGGCCACCAACCCccagcccccgccgcccccgccgccgccccctcagcagccgccgccgctgccgggggccggggccggcgcggggggcggcgcggccgAGCCCGAGCTGGTCTCCATGATCGTTAACCACCTCAAGAGCCAGGGGCTCTTCGACCAGTTCCGCCGCGACTGCTTGGCCGACGTGGACACCAAG CCTGCCTACCAGAATTTGAGACAGCGCGTTGACAACTTTGTTTCCAACCATTTGGCAACTCATACCTGGAGTCCTCATCTCAACAAGAACCAGCTGAGAAATAACATTAGACAGCAGGTTCTCAA GTCTGGAATGTTGGAATCGGGAATTGACAGAATTATTTCTCAGGTTGTGGACCCAAAGATCAACCACACATTCAGACCTCAGGTGGAAAAAGCTGTCCATGAATTTTTAGCCACATGGAATCACAAAGAGGAGGGAGGCCCCAGTACGTCTCCAAGTGAGGAGAAAGCAGATGCTTCTGTTACAGTACAAG GTGTCTCTGCTACAACTCCAAGTGCTAATGTAGCTAGTGATGCAATGTCCATTTTGGAAACAATAACTTCTCTTAATCAAGAAGCAAGCGCTGCCAGGGCTTCAACAGAGACCTCAAATCCCAAGAACAATGACAAAGTTGCAAAAAAACTCTCATCTCAGCAGAGTGTGGATGGTAGTACTGATAAAGAGAGAAATGCAGAGGACTTGCCAGacaaagagaaagcaatttGTGACCTTTCTGGAGAAGGGGCTGAAACACTTGCAAAGTGTGAAGATTTAAATGAGCTTCCCTGCcaaagtgaagaaataaaaaattcagcAAAGGAAACTAATACATTTACAGGTAAAGATACTCCACAGGAAAGTGAAGACATAAAGAGTAAATTACTGGATAAATCTGACAAGAAACCAGAGGTCAgtgaaaaaagtgaaagaagaaaagaaaagaaggaaaagcttGACAAGAAATCTGATCATTCAAAGAAAAGTGATGATACTACAAagtcaaaagaagaaaaacaagcaaaagagTCAGAACCAGTGAAACACTTagttccagaaaaaaatagcaataaacaTAAAACAGCTGAAAGCACTAAAGAAG AAAATATGCTAATAGATTCAGATATGGATGTActcagtgacatcacagtcagctctgtccATACCAGTGACCTTTCTTCCTTTGAAGAGGAGAGCGAAGATGAGCCTGTAATTTCTGACAGTACTGAAGAGGGGGAGATCACATCAG atgaagaggagaaaaacagtCAAAGTAAGACGAAGCCCCATGCGAACGAGCTGAGTGATGGGAAAGCCAAGCCTGTTCGCCACGCTTATGTTCGCAAGCCTTTCCTGTACTCCAAATACTTCAGTGATTCCGATGATGAACGAACTGTAGAACAGCGCCGTCAGTCCATT gccaaagaaaaagaagagagactCCTTAGAAGACGAATTAACAGAGAGAGACTTGAAGAAAAACGTAAACAGAAGGCTGCAGAAAAGACGAAATCCCTAAAAACTGGAAATCAGAATGCTAAAG GAAAAAGTGGCTTACAATTAGAAGAACCTTCATCAAAAAGTCTAGAGTCAAAAACAACTGGTACCAGCATTAAGGATGTGCTTAAAGAACAgaaatttttggaaaaaaaagtggccctgagcagaaaaagaaaaagagattcaCG GCATACTGAAGAtagctgcagaaagaaaaatgatcCATCTGAAGAAGATTctaaagaaatgcaaaagaCAAATGAG acctgtgaaaaaaattcttccaaagAATTGAAGCACAATcatggaaaaaatgaaatctgtAAACAACTTAGAAGACTTTCGGAATGGGGACATTCAGCTGAGGAAAGCAAAAGTGATtctaaagcagaaaaagaacataaaagaaaaacctCCACTTCTCTTCAGGCTGAAGGAGCTCAGCAGGACAGCGAAACACGGGATGCAAAAAAACAACTGGATAAAGCAGAAGTCAATACTGAAGAACCACAGAAGCAGAAATCCATATCTAAGAAtgaaaaacaccccaaaaaagaTACTGACACAGAAATTCAACATATGAGAAATTCTGCCAAAAAAGAAGCCAAGTCTTACagagataaaaatgaaaaggaaagaactGCTGTAGAAGATAAACTTCCTTTAAAGCACAAACATAAAGGAGATGGTATTCACAAGCCAGGTGAAGATGTTGAACTTCATTCATTTGAGCGAAGTTTGAAAGGAGAGGATGGTGGGCAGAAACATAATCAACAAATAAAGGTTTCCTCAGATGacaaatgtgaaagaaaaagtaaacaCCGAAGTGAACGGAGAGTATCAGTAACAGGAAAAGATGGTAAAAACCCTTCTGATTCAACCTTAAAAGCTGAAGAACTGCTGcggaaagaaaacaaaaaagacagaCATCTCTCAACAGACAAACCAAGAGCAGAATACAAGACCAAAAGGTCCTTGAGTGATTCTAAGCCACAGAAGGATTCCCTAAGTGCCTCAAAGCAACCTGGTTCAGCATCACACAGAAGGAGCGAAAGCTACTCAGAAGATAAGCATGAAATAGAAACAACTAACTCTGACAGTAATGTAAAACTTGAAGATGGTGTTCATAAAGATAGACGAAGATCTAAGAGCCTTGCAGAAGATAAGGTTTTGTTAAAGTCCAAGTCAAAGAGTCATAGTAAACAGTTCAAAGCATCTGAAACGGAATTACAGGAATTAACAAAACAAGACACTGGACAGAAACTAGACAAAGACAAGAGCATGGAAGACAATGATTCAGATAAACAGCACAAATCCAGGAATGAAGATAAAGGTTTGGAGGAGAGTGGTGCCGAGTTTCAGCTTGCAAGTGGCCCACAGTCAACTCAGGGATCACAAAAAGACTTTAGTCACAGAGTTAAGTTACATTCTGGAGAAAAAGGGGCTGtaaaagagaaatacagaagtgaTAAAGATTTAAGTAATTCCAAACTAGAAAGAAGGTTCTCTGCTGAAGGTCATAAAAGCAGAAACTTAAAGCACAGCAAcaaggaaataaagaagaagGAAGATAACATCAAATTGGAAGATAAAGATACTAAAGAAATGGAGAGTGGGCATGAAAGATTATCTAATGTCACAATGGCAGCagataaaaaacaaagcaagaaggTATCCTGTGAAAATAGGAAAGGCAATATATCAAACCAAGATTTACTTAAGGAGGAAAAGCAATCAGCTAGCACAACTGAAAGCAACCAGGTTCCAGCCCCTCAGAAGGCAACAATGAATAATGATGACTTGCATGCTGGTCATGAGGAAGAGCTGATCGAACttgatttgaaaaaaacaaaagcacaggATGCATCTAACATGGATggaaaaaacattcaaaactCTCTTCAAGCCACAGATGTCAAGTGTGCAGTAAAACAAAAAGGATCTCGTTCTATCTCAAATAAGGAGTTAAAACACAGCTTGGCAGATCCTGAAGTCTGTGAATCACAGTTTCTGCCTGCAGCTGAAAAAACTGTTGAACAAGAAGATACTTCAAATAAACAACTTGGTGCCTTAGACCCTTTGTCCAAAAAAGCTTCCATGGCTCAAGGTCCCGGTAAACAAGGGGCTTATAAAACAAATATTGTGTATGAAACAAGTGGTAGAACCTTAAAGAATGCATCTAGTAAGGATCAGGCTTCAAAAGATAGCAGAAGACCAAAGAATTTAAGAACTGTGATAAATTCTAATTCAGATGATGTTCCTTTAGCAATTAATTCTTCAAGAGAAGATGCTGCTGATGCAAAGTCCATGGATATGGATATCTCAGATTCTACAGATTCTTTAGGTACCATGTCTAAAGAATGCCACAATTCAGATGGGACTTCCTTATTGGAAGATGCTTTCCTTTTGAAGAATGATACAGCACAGGTTGTATACATGGAGCAAGATCGTGCAGTGCCGAGTTCTGTCATGAAAGATGATGGTGACAACACCGTCGTGGCAAACAGTGTGGAAAAAGTTAATGAGGTGTCCCGGCCTGATGAGCAGGCAATGGAAGACAGTACAGCTGGGTTATGTAGGCAGAAAGATTACAATGAAGCAGCAAAGTCAGAAGGCTCTCAATATAGgaagttaaaaagaaaagaggaaaacttGATGTCTGGCATAACTGAATATCATGGAAATGTAACAACAAAAGAACTTAGcccaagaagaaaaagaagagagtGCTTGAATATAGATCCTTCCACAACGGGAGAAAGAAGCACAATGATGGATATTGTGGAAAAGAGCAAGGTGCATGACATTGATGATATGATCCAGTCTTCCTCTGTTTCAGTGCCTGAAGATGTTCCTGAGGAAAGCTTCAAAGGCTCTGTTATAGCTAATGGGCAAGAAGGGACTAATGTGGTTAGCATGGAAGACAAAAATGAAAGTAATGCTGTAGGTACCAGTGCAGGAAGTAGTAAACTTAGTTTGTTGTATAGCAGCCTACAAAAAACTCCTGCCAGTGTGATAGGAACAAGCACAGAAAAGATCATTGAGAGCACTGCAATGGCAACTAGtacaggaggagaaggagctgagggTAGTACATCACATTCTGGAAAGGACAGTGATGCTACAACCACTTGCTCAGAAGAAAGTGAGGTGACCGTAATCTGCACAAGCATAGAAGCTGATGAAGGTTTCACAACAGGCATGTGGGTAAAACGTAGTGAGGGCCACAGTTTTGTCACAGGAGCAGATACTGGTGACTGTACTGTTGCAGCAGCTGAAGAAGGTGGTGGCAGTGTTGTCACTGAAGGATTAGCAGAAAGTGAAAGCTTCCTAACAAGtacagaaggagaagaaaatggtGACAGTACCATGGTTGATGCAGAAGAAGGTTGTAAGGATTCAGTGAACCCAAGTGGAGTAGAAATTGAAGGCAGTGTGAATAGTGCTgggacagaagaaaaagatgatGCTGTGACTAGTGCAGGctctgaagaaaagcaaaagaccTCAACTTGTGTAGATAGAGGCAAATTTGAAAGTTCTGTGTCCTGCTTAGGTGAAATGGAGAGCGATGGAGCTGTAACTAGTGCAGGGACAGAAACAGGTGAAGGGTCAGCCAGTGTTGATAATTCAGGTGAATTTAGGGGCAATGTGACAGCTGGCCAAGTAAAAGAACACGAAGGTACTGTGACTTGCACAGGTGCAGAAGAAAGAGGTCATAACTTCATCATCTGTTCTGTGACTGGTACAGATACCCAAGGAGAAAACACTGTAACTGGTGCGTGTGTTGCAGTGGTCACAAACAACAGTGCCACAGCTGGAACTAGTGGTGACAAATCTGAGGATACTGTAAATGGTGAAAGCGCGGTGACCAGCACAGGCATAACCCCAGAAGATGATGCTGAAATTTCAGCGGTCTGCACAGGGCTAGGAGACAGCAACGAGGGATTTGTAGTTTGtttagaaactgaaaaatgtgaaaGTCTAATGAACAGTACAAGGGCAAAGGAAGAAGCCACCATCACTACAGTCAGTGTAGGACTATGTGATGATGAAGGTTTTGTGACTAGTACAGGCTCAAAAGAAGAGGATGAAGAAGGCGAGGATATTGTGTCCAGTACAGGaagaggaaatgaagaaaatgaacatgCTTCTACTTGTACAGGAGTGGAAAGTGAAAGTGCACTAATTTGTATAGGTGCAGAAGAAGGTGAAAGTTCCATTATCTGCATAGTTGCTGAACAAATGGAAGCTGAGTCAGGAGTGGCTGGCACAGATATAAATAAGCTTACTGTCGACAGCATGACAAGTGCAGAGAAAGAAGCTAATTGTGGCACAGACTGCAGAAATGATAAAGGCATTGTTGAAAGCAGCGTGACCAGTGCAAGTGCTGCAGATGAGGGTGCCTTAGCTGCACAGACAGGAAAGTGTGAAGGTATCTTGCTTCCCTCAGATGCTGAGGAATGTGAGGGTCCCATGACTAGTGCTATGGCAGTGCAAGATAAGACACAGTTTGGTGCTGAAGACAAACATGAGAAAGCCACGACTTTCTTTGACAGCAGAGGACTTGATGCCTCTATAAGTAGTGCAGTTCCAAAGAAGGATGATACTTCTCATACTCCTGCTGACAGAGGAGTAAAGGTAAAAGGTGATGTCATTTCTACCAGCACAGTGGAAGATGCTCCTTTACATTCAGCCACAGATGCTGAAGAAGGTCCACTTGCTGTTGCAAGAGTAAACGAAAGTGGGGAAAACTCTATGATATTAATAGACGCTGAAGACACAATGCCTatgcccagcacagccacagagtTTAAAGAGTGTGTGAATACTTATAGCAGTAAGCAGGAGAAAGATGAGTGCACTATGATTTCCACCAGTATTGTGGAGGAATTTGAGGCTCCTATGTCAAGTGCAGCTATTGAATATGATGGTCAGCTCCCCTCTGTGAAAACGGAAGAAATAAATGAGAATACTATGGTTTCTGTAGATATGGAGGTATATGAGGTTCCCATGCCTAGTGAATCCAGCACAGGAGGAGATGATAATGGTGATGATGGAAGTCACCCAACTGCTagtgggaaggaagaaaaggatgaGTGTGCTATGATTTCCACAAGTGTTGTGGAAGAACAAGTAATCCTAATGTCAAGTGAAGTCACAGAAGAGGTGATTCAGCATATCTCAGACACAGAGTCAAAGAATGAAGCATTAGTGATCTCTACAAGTACAGCAGAATGTTTTGAAGCTCCTATGTCTAGTGTAGCTGTGCAAGATGAAAACAATCTCACTGCTTCAGAAACAGAAGGAAGATGTGAAGCTGCTATGATCACTACAAGCATGACAGAAGAATGTGAGATAGTCCTGATCAGTGCAGCACCACAAGCTGAAAGTCAGCTCATCGTAGCAGGAGATGAAGGGGCCATTCTCTCTCCAAATGCATCAGAGGAATGTAGGGTGGTGGAGACCACTGAAACTGTAGATGAACAATTTGGACTAACTGCTTTCAATGCAGATGGGAAAAGCAAAGGTTCTGTGATTTTTGTGGGAGAATGTGGAGCTCCTGTGCTAAGAGTTGCAACTGACAGTGAAGATCAACACACTGCTTCAAATATAGAAGATAAGGAGGAGGGGGCAGTGATCACTCTGAGCACAATGGAAGAATGTGATAGTCTCTTCACCTTCACAGTCATAGAAGAAAGTCAGCTTGCTACTGAGAGTACAGAAGTAAAAGAcaaaagtgaagaaatttttaataCTGCTAACCAGATTGAATGCATTCTTTCAACCACAGGCCCAGAAAAAAGCGGGAATTCTTTGCTTGTTATTGGTAGAGAGAACGAGACACATGAGAGTGGGGTGAGGACAGAATCAGTAGCATCTCAGGCCACAGTAGACGGTGAAATCACAGAAACAGATGAAAATGCAGTGAACCTCATGAGTGTCGATGAGGCCCTTTGTGTGGAGATTAGTACAGAGACTGCTGAGAGTCCTTCCCCAGAGGCAGGTGAGGACAATGAGCAAGCAGAAGATGTTTTATGTGAGAACGTTACATCGGAACTCTCTAGTACGAtttcagaagcagcaaaagAGAGTGAAGCTGTAAGGAATGTAAACTATAAATTAAATTCAAACGTACTTCTAGAAAGTGACTTATCTGAAATAAGGACTCCCTTGCCGAAGACGCAGGCTCTCTCCTTAGTTTCTGCAAATGAAGTGACTGTAAACACCAACCATGGTGAAGTAACGATAGAAGCAGAactaggggaaaaaagggatctCACGTCATTGCATGTAGAAAAGCTATATGACAGTGATGACAAAACCAACTTGGTCGAAACAGGTGATACTGGCATTGAAGTTACTTTTCAGAAAAGTAATGCAACCTTTAATTCAG ataTGCTGCAGAGGAATACTCCTTTAGAAAAAGAAACTTCTCAT GTGGAAAACTTGGCTACCCAGATAACTGAAGAGCATAGATCTAGAGGAATTCAGTGTAAATCTCCAGAGACAATggataaagaaaaat GCAAACAGCAGATTGCTCAGGATGTGCTAAAAGATGATGAACAAAGTCAGCGTTCCAAAATGAAACCTGGTAACATCAAG GAAGTTATTTCTGGTGATGCAGCAGAAGTGTCCAAAGAAATTGATGTAACACAAACACCTCCTAGAAGTACTGCGGAAGAAAAAG ATGACTTTAACTTTGAACAGGAAatgtctgaaaagaaaaagcacagtCCAGAATCAAATGAAAATTCTCCAGAG gaaaatcaGCCTGTAGTGGTGAAACGCAAAAGGGGACGGCCTCGTAAATACCCTCTTGAAGCAGTACAGCCTGGTG GTGGGGAGTCAAAAGCTGATATGAGCACTGGGAAT ctgcagtcTCCTTCCTTTGCAAGTAGAGGGAAAACACCTCAAACAG